One part of the Rutidosis leptorrhynchoides isolate AG116_Rl617_1_P2 chromosome 1, CSIRO_AGI_Rlap_v1, whole genome shotgun sequence genome encodes these proteins:
- the LOC139868724 gene encoding oil body-associated protein 1A-like has protein sequence MEPVHSTPHTDIPGEKTKLGTSLVDTAASTIQTFAPTKQIHQHLCAFHFYADDMTRQVEAHHYCGHQNEEMRQCLIYDRPDVDARLIGVEYIVTEELFLTLPDSEKPMWHSHEYEVKSGVLFLPGVPGPVERQDLEKVAKTYGKTIHFWQVDRGDELPLGLPQVMMALTRDGQLHPNLAKDVESRYKVSYEKERQNREYMQGLAHGIHPKANAAGVGLKTVLREIECKPSGHPSLEPAPRVVV, from the exons ATGGAACCGGTACACTCAACACCGCACACTGATATTCCCGGAGAAAAGACCAAACTCGGTACCTCTCTCGTAGACACGGCTGCTTCCACCATCCAAACGTTTGCTCCAACCAAACAAATTCATCAACACCTTTGCGC GTTTCACTTTTACGCGGATGACATGACGCGACAAGTGGAAGCGCATCACTACTGCGGTCATCAAAACGAAGAAATGCGACAGTGCTTGATCTATGATCGTCCTGATGTAGACGCTCGGTTGATCGGAGTAGAATATATTGTAACAGAAGAACTGTTTTTAACATTGCCTGATTCGGAGAAACCGATGTGGCATAGTCACGAGTACGAGGTGAAGAGTGGTGTCCTGTTTCTCCCTGGTGTTCCTGGTCCGGTTGAGCGACAAGATTTGGAGAAAGTGGCGAAAACTTACGGAAAGACGATTCACTTTTGGCAAGTAGATAGAGGTGATGAATTGCCCCTAGGTTTACCGCAGGTTATGATGGCTTTAACTCGCGACGGGCAACTCCACCCAAACCTCGCGAAAG ATGTGGAATCTCGATACAAAGTCTCATACGAGAAAGAAAGACAGAACCGAGAATACATGCAGGGTTTAGCCCATGGAATCCACCCAAAAGCAAATGCAGCTGGAGTGGGACTCAAAACTGTGCTACGAGAGATCGAATGTAAGCCTTCTGGCCACCCTAGTCTCGAACCTGCTCCTAGGGTTGTCGTTTGA